A genomic region of Thermoplasmatales archaeon contains the following coding sequences:
- the psmB gene encoding archaeal proteasome endopeptidase complex subunit beta codes for MENKKGTTTLAMVCKDGVVAAAERRATMGTLIAHKVAKKIYKIDEHLLLTTAGLVGDAQILARYMRVESELYKLEREEKMPVKGAATLMANFLNQRKFYPYYVQLIIGGVDSSGPHVFSLDPAGGAIEDIYTTTGSGSPYVFGVLEDNYSKDMSVDEGINLAIRALTAAMKRDSASGDGIDVVVVTDKNYIELKDEEIEERKKKMGL; via the coding sequence ATGGAAAATAAAAAAGGAACAACAACACTTGCAATGGTTTGTAAAGATGGTGTTGTAGCAGCAGCAGAAAGGCGGGCTACAATGGGCACACTTATCGCTCATAAAGTAGCAAAAAAGATATATAAAATAGATGAGCATTTACTCCTTACAACTGCTGGGCTTGTTGGAGATGCGCAGATTCTTGCAAGATATATGAGAGTAGAATCAGAGCTTTACAAACTTGAAAGAGAAGAGAAAATGCCAGTAAAAGGAGCTGCAACTCTTATGGCAAACTTCCTCAATCAGAGAAAATTTTATCCATATTATGTCCAACTTATAATAGGAGGGGTTGATTCATCAGGCCCGCACGTGTTCTCGCTTGACCCAGCAGGAGGAGCAATTGAAGATATATATACAACAACTGGCTCAGGTTCACCATATGTTTTTGGTGTACTTGAAGATAATTATTCCAAGGATATGAGTGTTGATGAGGGAATCAATCTTGCAATAAGGGCACTGACAGCCGCGATGAAACGTGATTCAGCATCTGGAGATGGTATTGATGTTGTTGTTGTAACTGATAAGAATTATATAGAACTTAAAGATGAAGAGATAGAAGAAAGAAAGAAAAAGATGGGATTATAA
- a CDS encoding beta-CASP ribonuclease aCPSF1 — translation MPIEEILEKIKEEIRASIPSSISITGVEFEGAELVIYTKDPEKFAEESELIKQLAKKIQKRIVVRADSSVLMDMEKAEEKIKELIPKEANLVNIYFEPDVGEVTLEVEKPGIAIGKKGNLLNEIRKTIGWAPKVIRAPPMPSKTVQDIRKYLRLVSEERIKFLRRFGRRLHRGVSEGEKWVRITSLGGYREVGRSCTMLSTNDSKILIDCGLDVSSPENGSPYLNMPEVLPLESIDGVVVTHAHLDHSGLVPMLFKYGYDGPVYATYPTRDVMVLLQMDYLRVCGDEAKKAPYTSEHIRKEIQNTIPLNYGDTIDIAPDIKLTMHRGGHILGSSICHFHIGDGLFNIAFSGDIKYEKTWLFSAAATHFPRLEAIVLESTYGGKDDIQPSRKKASEQLRDIIKKTIENKGKVLIPVFAIGRSQEVMIVIEQLIKEKELPEVPVYLDGMIWEATSIHTVYPEYLNADLRKKIFQEGENPLMADFFERVDSVDKRREIIDESNECIILATSGMLNGGPIMEYFKAWADDSRSTLIFVGYQAEGTLGRKLQRGNREIILGDKEIKVEINIETCEGFSGHSDRNQLMNFIKNISPKPKRIILNHGEETKCMDLAASLYKKFGIKTLAIKNLETVRFR, via the coding sequence ATGCCAATTGAAGAAATTTTGGAAAAAATAAAAGAGGAAATAAGAGCATCTATACCTTCAAGTATAAGTATAACAGGTGTAGAGTTCGAAGGAGCGGAGTTGGTTATTTATACAAAGGACCCGGAAAAATTTGCGGAGGAAAGTGAGCTTATTAAACAATTAGCTAAAAAAATCCAGAAAAGAATTGTTGTAAGAGCGGATTCATCCGTTTTAATGGATATGGAAAAAGCGGAGGAAAAAATAAAAGAGCTTATCCCAAAGGAAGCAAATCTTGTAAATATATATTTTGAACCAGATGTTGGAGAAGTAACCCTTGAAGTTGAAAAACCCGGCATAGCTATAGGGAAAAAAGGAAATTTGCTTAATGAAATAAGAAAAACAATAGGTTGGGCACCGAAAGTGATAAGGGCTCCTCCTATGCCATCAAAGACAGTTCAGGACATAAGAAAATATTTGCGTCTTGTTTCTGAAGAAAGAATAAAGTTTTTGAGAAGATTTGGGAGAAGATTACATAGGGGCGTAAGCGAAGGGGAGAAGTGGGTAAGAATAACATCTCTTGGAGGATATAGAGAAGTCGGCAGGAGCTGTACAATGCTATCAACAAATGATAGTAAGATATTGATTGATTGCGGGTTAGATGTTTCATCACCTGAAAACGGTTCTCCATATCTCAATATGCCGGAAGTTTTACCCCTTGAGTCCATAGATGGAGTTGTAGTAACTCATGCTCATCTTGACCACTCGGGCTTAGTTCCAATGCTTTTTAAATATGGTTATGATGGACCAGTTTATGCAACATATCCAACAAGGGATGTAATGGTTCTTTTGCAGATGGATTACTTAAGAGTTTGTGGGGATGAGGCAAAAAAAGCTCCTTATACTTCAGAACATATAAGAAAAGAAATTCAGAATACAATCCCTCTTAACTACGGAGATACGATAGATATAGCCCCAGATATAAAATTAACAATGCATAGAGGGGGTCATATCCTTGGCTCTTCGATATGCCATTTCCATATAGGTGATGGATTGTTTAACATTGCTTTCTCAGGGGATATAAAATATGAGAAAACATGGCTTTTTAGCGCCGCCGCAACCCACTTCCCGCGCCTTGAGGCAATTGTCCTCGAATCAACTTATGGGGGAAAAGATGATATACAGCCGTCTCGCAAGAAGGCGAGCGAGCAACTTCGAGATATCATAAAGAAGACTATTGAAAACAAAGGAAAAGTGCTTATACCTGTATTTGCAATTGGGAGGTCACAAGAGGTAATGATAGTGATTGAGCAACTTATAAAAGAGAAGGAATTGCCGGAAGTGCCTGTGTACCTTGATGGAATGATATGGGAGGCAACTTCTATCCATACTGTTTATCCGGAATACTTAAATGCGGATTTGAGAAAAAAAATATTTCAGGAAGGAGAAAATCCACTGATGGCGGATTTTTTTGAAAGGGTTGATAGTGTTGATAAGAGGAGGGAAATTATAGACGAGAGCAATGAATGCATTATTCTTGCAACAAGTGGAATGCTCAATGGTGGACCAATAATGGAATATTTCAAGGCATGGGCGGATGATTCAAGAAGCACCCTAATATTTGTTGGTTATCAGGCAGAGGGAACTCTTGGAAGGAAATTACAGCGAGGTAATAGGGAAATCATTTTGGGAGATAAGGAAATAAAGGTTGAAATTAATATTGAAACTTGCGAAGGTTTCTCAGGCCATTCTGATAGAAACCAACTAATGAATTTCATAAAAAATATCTCACCAAAACCAAAAAGAATAATATTGAATCACGGGGAAGAGACAAAATGTATGGATTTAGCAGCTAGCTTATATAAAAAATTTGGGATAAAAACTCTCGCAATAAAAAATCTTGAGACAGTAAGATTTAGATAA
- a CDS encoding CPBP family intramembrane metalloprotease, which yields MKKIIANLILVFTLFVIYSSVAISFFIDFEAEISSQSLMFALIFNFLIIFIPSILFAYLYYGEIWNSLYFRKEGAVKSILYGFLSTIIFLFLQGAFLTIIGYEESNPLAEKIVEIVKRNSFLLFLIPIISSISEETFYRGVIQNLLQKKMGIYSIFLTSLIFAIAHIEYKTIFQILMPFLFALLLGFLMYKFKNIFAPISAHFFYNFLSLLVSVFYG from the coding sequence ATGAAAAAAATTATTGCTAATCTGATTTTAGTATTTACATTGTTTGTTATATACTCATCTGTAGCAATCAGTTTCTTCATTGATTTTGAAGCAGAGATTTCCTCCCAATCTCTAATGTTTGCTCTTATATTCAATTTCCTGATAATTTTTATTCCTTCCATATTATTTGCTTACCTTTATTATGGTGAGATATGGAATAGTCTTTATTTTAGAAAAGAGGGTGCTGTAAAATCAATATTATATGGCTTTCTATCAACAATAATTTTTCTCTTTCTGCAAGGAGCTTTTCTAACAATTATAGGATATGAAGAAAGCAATCCTTTAGCAGAGAAAATTGTTGAAATTGTAAAAAGAAATTCATTTCTCTTATTTCTAATACCAATAATCTCTTCAATAAGTGAGGAAACTTTTTATAGAGGGGTTATTCAAAATTTGCTACAAAAAAAGATGGGCATATATTCAATTTTTTTAACTTCTTTAATTTTTGCAATTGCGCATATAGAGTACAAAACAATTTTCCAAATTTTGATGCCCTTCCTTTTTGCCCTTCTTTTGGGTTTTTTAATGTACAAATTTAAAAACATTTTTGCACCGATATCCGCACATTTCTTCTATAATTTTTTAAGCTTGCTTGTTAGTGTTTTTTATGGATGA
- a CDS encoding DUF504 domain-containing protein encodes MSDKCAHCSPPFCCCYNTIFTNHCKCCCSFFIFHNIPQNSNFNIATVYKYFVRRILNKLKWDKKYDFNKVVVWYISRGNENDIDYLKGEDIINIGGYFLETKRGMIPYHRIIKVEYEGKEIRF; translated from the coding sequence ATGAGCGATAAGTGTGCCCATTGTAGCCCGCCTTTCTGCTGCTGCTACAACACCATCTTTACAAACCATTGCAAGTGTTGTTGTTCCTTTTTTATTTTCCATAATATCCCTCAAAATAGCAATTTTAATATAGCAACGGTATATAAATATTTCGTGAGAAGGATATTAAACAAGCTAAAATGGGATAAAAAATATGATTTTAACAAGGTTGTAGTATGGTACATAAGCAGAGGAAACGAAAATGATATTGATTACCTAAAAGGGGAGGATATAATAAATATAGGAGGGTATTTTCTTGAAACAAAAAGGGGAATGATCCCTTATCATAGGATAATAAAAGTTGAATACGAAGGAAAGGAAATCAGGTTTTAA
- a CDS encoding PKD domain-containing protein, with product MGKKIKATGILVLLSLVIFINNAYDVYSGSMDELIVDFYFEPETPLTFQTVYFWDNSTYNQNYAVNFSWDFGDGNISYEKNPQHVYSIPGKYNVTHGITLYNNSGIINTSMVVKQINVLNRPPVAKFYWNAYGNNFTFRGNFDYDQSYDLDGYIANYTWDFGDGSIGYGAVVTHTYILTGRCNVTLTVRDNNGSINSIRREINISNKMPFANFSYEPANPTSLDNITFNSTSYDQDGYITNWIWDFGGGKIFFNSTVTYRYDDNGIYSVYLFVIDNEGAFNYTLKNVIVYNIPPFANFTWEPFYPIPNKNITFNASNSYDLDGYIANYTWDFGDGSTGYGIIVEHSYNSSGIYNVTLTVVDDDNENATQRYSILVADFYVDKNVYDPANHTWNRISDALNNASDGAFIYVREGIYEEDVNVSKEVFIEGINATVYGNVSLLKNITFCKMGTKGSSFSAGENCSIYNCTIEADKIKLNRKNILFYNEIKGEIELLDWNNLTYNSIGGGVSVKGNENEFYENKVYNAFYGFNLSGEFNKVVKNEISGCIYGIYLWKFNEIVSNDIGFSGFGIYINTDNILIGYNKIAYSYFGIYSANSENVTLLDLILLNNTNSIYSKNIFAENVKIENGKNGIIANGKVINSSIKGLENGIIASNVLIENCSIEKCKNGLNISNSEIVYTNLEENYIGAYIDNTSVINCSFSKNIYAIKAGDGNSISNSTLSNNSFAIICDGINNSIFKSNIYRNGGGIYIKNSFNSVYENIVKENEYGLRIFTSPYNTIDKNSFEDNKYNFDMEGSEINHFYQKIENNTANSLSFLYLLNESNVALNGSYGYIALIGCKNISLNNFSNSHAGELLLAGCWDVRFKGGVVRENIEGIYVFKSRNLSFEGIEIRNNVRGLSTKSSYGLAIYNCSFEGNEKGINLFNIGREFSEVRMAMVNFYNNSYGFSIENADGINVSGVNASMNGLDGAIYNGNVYISYSKISSLSFKESEINISVSEIYKIYVENSKISIFNSSIKNLDAKECNSYIERCNLSGNLSLYNGKIELNNSIFYKNENILFNFSYVSIRNSIFNWNNISKFTGANGSLRDSIIANNSIGLLVENSTLSLTNITGYKNGIGIYLNSSYCEIYYGNFSENNISIFVDGWNNTIEKILIHHNKKGILLYGNNNTVKNCSFWRNEIGIEAYGSNKIYSNNFVYNWKNAIEKGNNSWNLTYPVGGNYWHDYLGKDFMKGEKQNISGKDEIGDTPYQINGSYDFYPLIEKCNTAALIPNEKPIAKFYFYPSFPSSFENIMFFDSSYDENGEDDIISWTWDFGNGIRSNERNPIHNYTVPGNYTITLTVKDKSNETGAFSINISIKNTPPYADFSFKENPKSYEIVEFNASNSYDLDGYIVNYTWDFGDGSNGYGNISYHKYIKPGIYKVKLVIIDNNGSKKEKEKEIEIINREPSADFIYSPEKASPGEEMEFTDLSTDMDGEIISYIWNFGDGTFSYEKNPTHAYEKPGEYEVTLIVKDDYGAIASIKKTITVKKKEIPSFELIIFVFALIILISRRKICF from the coding sequence ATGGGAAAAAAGATAAAAGCAACTGGCATCTTGGTATTGTTATCCTTAGTAATTTTTATAAATAATGCATATGATGTATACTCTGGTAGCATGGATGAATTAATTGTTGATTTTTATTTTGAGCCAGAGACACCTTTAACATTCCAAACTGTTTATTTCTGGGACAATTCTACATATAACCAAAACTATGCGGTAAATTTTTCCTGGGACTTTGGAGATGGAAATATAAGCTATGAAAAAAACCCACAGCATGTTTACTCAATTCCTGGAAAATATAATGTAACACATGGGATAACTTTATACAATAATAGTGGTATTATAAACACTTCAATGGTTGTAAAGCAAATAAATGTTCTCAACCGCCCACCTGTGGCAAAATTTTATTGGAATGCTTATGGCAACAACTTTACATTCCGGGGGAATTTCGATTACGATCAGAGCTATGATTTAGATGGATATATAGCAAATTACACATGGGATTTTGGAGATGGGAGCATTGGATATGGAGCAGTCGTCACGCATACGTATATTTTAACAGGGAGATGCAATGTTACTTTAACTGTTCGCGATAACAATGGTTCAATTAATTCAATAAGAAGGGAAATAAATATTTCAAATAAGATGCCTTTTGCAAATTTTTCGTATGAGCCAGCAAATCCAACATCTCTTGATAATATTACATTTAACAGTACTTCATATGATCAAGACGGCTATATAACAAATTGGATATGGGACTTTGGAGGAGGAAAAATATTCTTTAATTCTACAGTTACATATAGATACGATGATAATGGAATTTACTCAGTATATCTTTTTGTAATAGATAATGAAGGAGCATTTAATTATACTTTGAAGAATGTTATAGTTTATAATATTCCTCCTTTTGCAAACTTTACTTGGGAACCATTTTACCCTATACCAAATAAAAACATAACATTTAATGCAAGCAATAGCTATGATTTAGATGGATATATAGCAAATTATACATGGGATTTTGGAGATGGAAGCACTGGATATGGCATCATTGTTGAGCATTCCTACAATTCATCAGGAATTTATAATGTTACCTTAACTGTGGTAGATGATGATAATGAAAATGCAACTCAAAGGTACTCTATCCTGGTTGCGGATTTTTATGTTGATAAAAATGTTTATGATCCCGCCAATCATACATGGAATAGAATTAGTGATGCATTGAATAATGCAAGTGATGGAGCATTTATATATGTAAGGGAAGGAATTTATGAAGAGGATGTAAATGTCTCAAAAGAGGTTTTTATTGAAGGAATTAATGCAACAGTATATGGAAATGTTAGCTTGCTGAAAAATATTACTTTTTGCAAAATGGGCACAAAAGGCTCATCATTTTCCGCTGGAGAAAATTGCTCAATATATAATTGTACAATAGAAGCGGATAAAATAAAATTAAACAGGAAAAACATCCTCTTCTACAATGAAATCAAAGGTGAAATTGAATTATTGGATTGGAACAATTTGACATATAACTCAATAGGAGGGGGAGTATCTGTAAAGGGAAATGAAAATGAATTTTACGAAAATAAGGTTTATAATGCGTTTTACGGATTTAATCTATCCGGTGAGTTCAATAAAGTGGTAAAGAATGAAATAAGTGGATGTATCTACGGAATATACCTCTGGAAATTCAATGAAATTGTCAGCAACGATATAGGATTTAGCGGATTTGGAATCTATATAAATACGGACAATATCCTTATTGGGTATAATAAAATTGCGTATAGCTACTTTGGTATATACTCAGCAAACTCAGAAAATGTAACTCTTCTCGATCTAATTCTTTTAAACAATACCAACTCCATTTACTCAAAAAATATTTTTGCTGAAAATGTTAAAATAGAAAATGGAAAAAATGGAATAATAGCAAATGGAAAAGTAATTAATTCTTCAATAAAGGGTTTGGAGAACGGAATAATAGCGAGCAATGTATTGATAGAAAATTGCTCGATTGAAAAATGTAAAAATGGATTGAACATCAGCAATTCAGAGATTGTTTATACCAATTTAGAAGAAAATTATATAGGAGCTTATATAGATAATACCTCCGTCATAAATTGCAGTTTCTCAAAAAACATTTACGCAATTAAAGCGGGAGATGGAAATAGCATATCAAATTCAACTCTTTCAAATAATTCTTTTGCGATAATATGTGATGGAATAAATAACTCAATTTTTAAATCCAACATTTATAGGAACGGTGGCGGTATATACATAAAAAATTCTTTTAACTCAGTTTATGAAAATATTGTAAAAGAAAATGAGTATGGATTGAGGATTTTCACCTCACCCTATAACACAATTGATAAAAATAGTTTTGAAGATAACAAATACAACTTTGATATGGAAGGAAGCGAAATTAATCATTTCTATCAAAAAATAGAAAATAATACAGCGAATAGCCTTTCATTCTTATATCTTTTAAATGAATCAAACGTTGCATTAAATGGGAGCTATGGCTACATTGCCCTTATTGGTTGCAAAAACATTTCATTAAATAATTTCAGCAACTCGCATGCTGGCGAGCTTTTGCTGGCGGGCTGCTGGGATGTGAGGTTTAAAGGCGGAGTTGTGCGGGAAAATATAGAAGGAATTTATGTTTTTAAGAGCAGGAATTTATCTTTTGAGGGTATTGAAATAAGGAATAATGTGCGGGGTTTATCAACGAAATCATCTTATGGGCTTGCAATTTATAATTGCTCATTTGAAGGAAATGAAAAGGGAATTAACTTATTCAATATAGGAAGGGAATTTTCTGAAGTTAGGATGGCAATGGTGAATTTCTATAATAATTCATATGGTTTCAGTATAGAGAATGCGGATGGAATAAATGTGAGCGGTGTAAATGCTAGTATGAATGGATTGGATGGGGCTATATATAATGGGAATGTCTATATTAGTTATTCAAAAATTTCATCTTTATCATTTAAGGAATCAGAGATAAACATATCTGTCTCAGAAATTTATAAAATTTATGTAGAAAACTCAAAAATTTCAATCTTTAACAGTTCAATTAAGAATTTAGACGCTAAGGAATGCAACTCTTATATTGAGAGATGTAACTTATCAGGAAATCTGAGCTTATATAATGGAAAAATTGAATTGAACAATAGCATTTTTTACAAAAATGAAAATATATTGTTTAACTTTTCATATGTTTCAATAAGAAATTCAATATTTAATTGGAACAATATATCTAAATTCACAGGTGCAAATGGGTCTTTGAGAGATAGTATTATAGCAAACAATAGCATTGGGCTATTGGTCGAGAACTCAACTCTTTCATTAACTAACATAACTGGTTATAAAAATGGTATAGGAATTTACTTGAATTCTTCATACTGCGAGATTTATTACGGGAATTTCTCTGAAAATAATATATCAATTTTTGTAGATGGATGGAACAATACAATTGAAAAAATATTGATTCATCATAATAAGAAAGGCATTTTGTTATATGGAAATAATAATACGGTAAAAAATTGCTCATTCTGGAGAAATGAAATTGGAATTGAAGCATATGGAAGCAACAAAATCTATTCAAATAATTTTGTTTATAATTGGAAAAATGCAATTGAGAAAGGAAATAATAGCTGGAATTTAACCTATCCTGTTGGAGGAAATTATTGGCATGATTATCTAGGCAAGGATTTTATGAAGGGTGAGAAGCAGAATATAAGTGGAAAAGATGAAATTGGCGATACTCCGTATCAAATAAATGGGAGCTATGATTTCTATCCTCTTATAGAAAAATGTAATACCGCTGCTTTAATCCCGAATGAAAAACCAATTGCAAAATTTTATTTCTATCCATCATTTCCTTCTTCATTCGAAAACATAATGTTCTTTGATTCTTCCTATGATGAAAATGGGGAAGATGACATAATTTCATGGACATGGGATTTTGGAAACGGAATTAGAAGCAATGAAAGAAATCCAATTCACAACTATACTGTTCCTGGAAATTATACTATAACTTTAACAGTTAAGGATAAAAGCAATGAAACAGGAGCATTCTCTATAAATATTTCAATAAAAAATACTCCACCATATGCAGACTTTTCATTCAAAGAGAATCCAAAATCATATGAAATTGTTGAATTTAATGCAAGCAATAGCTATGATTTAGATGGATATATAGTAAATTATACATGGGACTTTGGAGATGGAAGCAATGGATATGGAAATATTTCCTATCACAAATATATAAAGCCAGGGATTTATAAAGTTAAATTGGTTATTATTGATAACAACGGGAGCAAAAAAGAAAAGGAAAAGGAGATAGAAATAATTAATAGAGAACCAAGTGCTGATTTTATATACTCGCCCGAAAAAGCAAGTCCTGGAGAAGAGATGGAATTCACCGATCTATCAACTGATATGGACGGAGAAATAATTTCATACATTTGGAATTTTGGAGATGGAACCTTTTCATACGAAAAAAATCCAACTCATGCATATGAAAAGCCAGGAGAATATGAAGTAACATTGATTGTAAAGGATGATTATGGAGCGATTGCGAGCATTAAAAAAACAATAACGGTGAAGAAAAAAGAAATCCCATCCTTCGAACTTATCATATTTGTGTTTGCACTGATAATCTTAATTTCAAGAAGAAAAATCTGCTTTTAA